The Pieris napi chromosome 11, ilPieNapi1.2, whole genome shotgun sequence DNA segment agcaattaaataaataattatatacttataaaaaaaataaaacccctgttttaaatgaaatataactatttatttatttcaagtccTTAACTATCCAcacctatgtaaataaaacagccttaaaaatatgtttcaataaaagcaGTTCTAGCAGCTTGTCCAGCCAGATTGCTTGGGGGCGTCTAGGTTGGCCTTGGTTCTTCTGGTGCATTCTCAGTGTCATCATACGTAACATCCAGGTCTTCTTtgatatcaatagcaatattgtggaGGATTGCCAGtgctactatatataatttggcatTTTCTAATGACACTGAGAAGCCATGAAGAAGACACCTAAATCGAAAACCCTCCACCTCTATTACTCTTTTCGACATCAGCTCGCACTATGTCACAGATCTTCATAACATACTTCTTTGAAAAgcggtattttgttttgaaatcgcCATGCGAAAGTAATAACGGATTGCACCAAGTTTGGTATGTTTAGACTTTCGGCAGGCAAATCGGCGGCAAATCTTCAATCGTATGTATTAGctgcatatcaatattatctaaatcttcCATTTGatcaataaaatctattttcaacaaacacaaatacctactaacttaaatctttcctTGAACTAAACAGTCAAAAAATGCTGTCAAACGCGAAATCAGATAAAATTACGCAATTTTTGTCTTATACACCCGTTAAACTAGGCCTCTGCGCTGTATAAGCATTGTACAAGTCTTCATACAAACCAGACACTTGTTATAACAGCAGTATACATCAACCTTGTCAATTCAGGAattattagtaacatttttcttataacaggCGTATACGATGtgcataaatctttattagtaagaccgaATGAGTTTAGAATCAAAAAGCCTTACTAGGCTTGCTATTGCTAACATTACGCATTACCCCCTAAACGTTTTTCATAAATCACTGTATCTATTGGTTTAAATCAGTGCAGGAGTTATTAACTTTATCGCGAACAGACATACACGAATAAGTGATAGTTAAAGGTTATCTCTTTTGTAAACctaaaattccttttaaaaatcttcttGACTCCTGAGATGTTCCTTTAAATGCGGTAATAGGTAGAAATCACTGGAGGTGAATATGGTTCTATCAATTTAAAGCCAGTTTCTTGAGTGGCAGCCAGTACAACTGGGTTGgtgaaaaaaaactttagtgattttcccttttttatttgtccTGTGTACAAAGTACTCGCTATAGTGGCTCCATGATTAAGAGCTAGCCCCAACCAAAATCACTCATCGTTGATTTTATCTAAGAATGTTatgcttaaattaaaaacaataataatatggaGCCAAAAAATAGTTGTTGGCCAAACTGCTTTACTagcgattttattttataaattgttaagAACGCGTTCCCACCTGGCAAAAGAAGAGAGTTgattgcttttttattatttttaaaaataatgtctaGGCTATGCTttctagtattattttttctattttctattactatttattgaaCTCATATAGtgatgtatatataataataagtaattatgaTTCAGCGTTCGTTCGTTCGTGTTCGTTCTATTCTTATGATAAATTTAGagcaaacaaaatttaagatgctatatttactattaaaatttgGCATACGCAACGGTTTTAACAGACTTAATAACCGAAGGAGGAggtttacaatttaacgtgaAGCATagtagaccagtgccgataatttttgaaaccaaaaaaaattacagtaggatgaaacccattagaaaagcaggagaatattataaaaattaaaggaaaaataaattacgggcgatctgaggtcgggaagaggtagggggggagttttaagggtaaaaaacggtttatctcgatttccggcaaaactaaaagtcctatcgaagaaagttaaatggcaaagttgtaggtaataaaaagatctaaaacttttgtatccacatttttcatataacctcaaaatttatgtgaaaaattcaaaaaaccaagtttttggtttttaatttttatcttttacaaaaatattttttttttaacgaaatttggtgaaaacttacctttctatgtcccaaatacgctgtaatttatttgattaaaaatatttatttgttcaccttattttaaattaatatcgaaaaaacaccctaattttcaatcgaaaattcacccgtcaaaatatcagcttttttcaaaaagttggtgtgctttcagttcgttgaaatctctactttcctatagtaaaaaaatatatatatattaccatagtaaatcttctcagaatatgcaaaaaatcgtatgcagtaacgcccagacccgtcatccccttccctacttctctatgaaatacgaaaattttgttttttgaatttttcacataaattttgagattatgtgaaaaatgtgtgaatacaaaagttttagatctttttattacctacaactttgccatttaactttcttcgataggacttttagttttgccggaaatcgagataaaccgttttttacccttaaaactccccccccccccttccccttcccgacctcagatcgaccgtaatttatttttcctttcattttgatcatattcccctccttttctaatgggtttcatcctactgtaatttttttcactttttatttattttaaaggctatctgcactggtctatagtTCCTCCGTCCGTGGATGATTGAGGTGTCAAATTGGACAATATGATCCtcatacataaataaagtaattattacttatttattttgtaacaaGACCAACTATGCAAATAccaaatattgttatttaatttttagtgcATTTGGAGTCGGTTATAATTTTGAAACTTGGAAGTCATTATGATGTCCTTtattatggtaggggagcccacgatgctaaatggggatttactcgagcgtcgtagagacctattgggatgcaaagcttagataaaaagaagaaaaaaatgttaaattccttttcatcggtgggggaagcggctatagatagttaaatatgtaaaaaaaaactgttgcatggacatcctcgagcgcgtcagatattgatagcatctatgccctacgtatttttaataatgtacgtatgttaatctgatcgtttgcatgatgcgggtggttgtatttaagggtggaaaataaaaaaataaaaaaatttatcgagcgcgtcagattttctaagggagtgttaagtgcaccaaaaaaaagctctcattcactaatctgacgatttcgatgggacgcaaacccacggccattttcataatatgcaaaaaaaaatcgcaattttgaaatactcaagcgcgtcagattaagatatatgtggttcatctttatgttctaaacgtactgtctcataatctgacgattatctagagggattcgcctgatctgacaaaaaaaatttagaaaaacgattcaccgaaagggccatccctgcaacttcccgcttcttccattcctgggcgcttaaaattggtattttgagctcgctgagttcaaagaaataacatgtctatgcatttgagctctcccagcacGAAAGTGTGATAgaattttcatagaacactatttttggaattttcaaaccgcaataacttttgaatggatcaagcaattttcacgcggttggcggcattcgacgcagttttatcatcatcataagtAATGTGGTTctatcaattttaattgatagaaccacaaatttcggagtaatcccgaaaaaacactttttcgggtttctttcgttcccgatatctctcgaactaatcaaccgcttttgacgagcttggtggcgatcgacgtggtttttcaagctcaaaggcggattagtttttgaagttgatcaataaagaaaccactttcaaaaaaaaaatcttatttttttaagattttttcaaaatttctcaaaatctatcggtccgaatcggttcaaattcacaggaaatgtaattttgagggaaatatttagaacgccgtttagtagattccgatcggttaaaggaaatgtaggcatcacgcagctgcacgcatttaactttatcgacgattttttgttatttcggcttgcggaaatcgtcagattatatatttttcattattcttgaattatttccttcaaaataaaaaaaaaattagctacgctcgagaatgtcgagatgacggtttctttttacaactttgttgccctccccttttttccgtcactctcaaattgtcagattagtggaatatacactttttaggatgtaattaactcaccctaccttaatctgacgcgctcgggaatatctgatggtcaatttttttttactaatctgatcctgtctccttcacgggcggccttatatatgggcctcatattttgtggaggtacttaaccgggtacaaggtatccccctatatattaatctgccgcgctttagtaaatcccgaaatcccctcttgggctcccctaccattaacacaagcttcaacgatttatcaaataattgtcAAGAACTGTCATACTTCAGTGAATACTGAAGGTGTGTTACattaaggcgcagtcccggaAGTAACAAGCAGGATACACGGActattaatgttaaattaagattaatagtattttgtttttgttgttattACTTAATCATATTCTTCTCCGAAGTCTGTGACAAATTTTAAGGTGCAGTCCCTTGGATTTCGAATAAATGACCATCTTCGTTGAGGAAAGTTTGAATGTTTGTATACTtcgaaaatgtaattttaccCTTATCTTCATCACAATCATAATCAGAAGTCTGCTTTGACTCACCTACcaatagaattatttttttgaaagctgataattgttatctaataataaacaaactcAACATTTGTGATAggaatttaatacatattataattacaattgaCGATTTCCGTGATTTGATGATGATATTATCGCTATCGTCATCTTATCAATTAAGCACGTTCGTATCAAGTCGCTATCGACCGATCGACCGACaggaaaagaaataaaacaaaaaaatacagataaatgtattatatttcttagtaATACGcatttaaaagataaattattatttaatacttaacaATTCAATTGTATTAGGGTAGGCTTTATACAAAGGCATtctttttttgaattaataaattcttttCAGAGTTGTAGTGGCATGCAAGCAATAATTTTGGTTATTTAAAAAGagttctaaaaatatattattgcataTCAGGAGagtgcattttaatttaactctTTCAGCGACAGCTAAAGAGTCGTAAAAAGGGTCTATAAACATTAACCAAGTCACAATGTTaggtcacatttatttaaattgatactGGCTGAAAAACATTTATGAACAAATTTTCTACTGAAGATgtcaaatgtaaaattataatgaagaCGCGAATCGTTCCCAAGtacttatttctttaaatagcGCACTGCCAGGACATTCTGTCGCTCCAACTTGTCGGTGACCAATTAGCTTATATTCACGACTGATGTAACCCAGTTCCACACCAACCTTCACAAGTTCCTTTGCAACATTCAGTTGCAACTTTGCAGGGACGGTAGCTgaaataatgatatattataaGACAAATGACCAAGTGAAAACACTGTTTATTATTGAAAGGTTCACTCTTTTCCATAAAGGATTGTCTGTTCGACTGCACTGGGTCTAAGGTACGGAGAAATGACCGTACGTGAAATccaatacatatttgtaataCGGGAttcatacttatttatttatttatttattaacacatcGTTGCATTACAgtataaaaattgaacataattgAATGAAAATAAGGGCatctggcggccttatcgctttcgagcgatctattccaggcaaccacttagtccttagttttaaaaacaacacgGGATGGCATCTCACCCTTAATtagtattgtaattataagaaaAGGAACcgcatttaaaaattacttaagttACCTcctttctatattatatatatccaGTTATAGTCCTATTATCAGATCGTCGTATAAACTTAAACTTTTCTTGATCATATGCTTTGGAAAGTAAAGAACGAACTAACCgccatacatattaaatggcCAGTCTTACTGACTTCAtaagaaatttaattcttatttcgtcgaaatattttttatctatgtcCTTACTTGAAGACTGgaccaattaaaatatatatttcaaaggATGCTCTAATGATAATATCATGgtgaaataaatgttataggCACTTTTGAAGTGTTTTTGGTATttgcaattaataaattttcttttacaaaACACAATTTTGTGAATTCCAACTAATCAGGAAGATCAAAAATAGCCAACGTAGCTTAATAAGGTTCTCATATcagttacaattttttttttttgcaaaattgtGAACTCTGCCGTAAGGAGAAGTTTTCTAAATGGTTGACGCTATGACGTGATACTTACACACCCAATCACCAATGAAGACAATGCCAATACTGTTAGTGTTGAAACCAGCTGCGTGTGCGCCGACGCGGTTCCACCCTCGACCCTCGTACACTACTCCATCGCCGCCCACTGCAAAACTATTGCCACacatatattaatgtatagtTGTATCTATGTTTGgttgtatattttaagatcTTACTCAAGTATGCAAATAGAATTGATgtaattttgtcaaatttcgtatatgtatagtaaaataaatagtttttagtcGAAATCTCGtgcgttttatatttatatccttttaatattaagagACTTGCTTTTtgaatatgtatgtaatatgaAAGACAGGCCATATCAATTGATGTGTGATACGTTGGTTCTAACACAATATGAGAATAGATTAGTCTAAAATtacatagtataaatatataattagttttaactACGGCACGTTTCAGTAGACTGTTCATACATAATTACatcaatattaattgttatgtttttaaaggAATTAAAATGCTTGGTTACTTCGAATTGCTTTATACAAAAAGCgtacgcaatttttttaagtgtaaCATCGAAAAATTGGGATGCCCCAAGATTCggaaatgcatttttttttacaccaGGAGTCTGTCCTGTTCTCAaatgattaataaatttattcgtaAGACTTACTTGTATCCAATATCGTTCCATCCATTTGTTATCTGATGTGCATTCTGCATAGAGCGCATTGATCTAGCGCATTCTGCCCGACTGTGGCAAACATTTGGTATGTAGCTATGATGTATGATCACTAGGGGTACTGGCGTGTTCTGTTCTGTTATAGATGTTGGTGGTTTCGCATTCCATTCTTCACGCGATACGAATGGGAAGGGGTAGCAGTATGCTAAAATACACTCTTAATCATACAGCGGCAAATAAAAAGCGTATAACAGATCGCGAAACAGTTAAGTCTGATTAAAAATACGCGAATCTTATAAGCTGTAGATGTTTAGTATGCCTAAACCTTCGAACTAGACTTGGGTCTGCTAATACTGCTAAGACAAcataaaatctattataattttttttatgataaaatgtcgagttttgataaataatagcCATTGATAGCAAAATAGATATGACACATTgtgcaatattatatttaaaattagctAAGATACGTAACGGTGACGAATGattcaataaattcaaatacttacatattttattagccCTTTGAAATTTCGCTGGAAAGCTTTGTGACGATACGACAAAACTAAGGAACATAACCGCGTAGATCTTCATTATGACTAAAACAAATAGGTACACAATTAGTAGTACAATATCGAATATCTTTAAGTGCTATCGAGATTGAATAAAATCACACCGTGCTCAAAGCATTTTAACAAGCGATAGCAAATTATTAGatataagaattattttcatacatgCTTGATGGCCCTTGATATTTCGATTTCGCAACCGGTTTCAcgtattagatatttttagaaCATTTAGGTGtggtttattaatttaatttacgacgatttttcttttataatccaTAAAAGGTATCATTATGATCAAAACTGCACATTTATCAACTTTTTACAATTAGGTATAATACAAGAGTTTGAAATATCGAagtataattagtaattataaacatttcttagaTTAATATAGGAATTTGGCGAAATtttcgttaaataaaaatctataaaacatATCTACATATAGTGAATGcctaaaataaaacgtttacGGAAACAtctaaatattctaaaatctaattaaaataataaatcaaacgAATAGGAAATCTAGAAAACACTCACtcctttaaaatgtaaatgatCTTGATTTTAGCAATGCCCGATTACTACTGTACTAATAAGGCTTTTGTATAAACAACAATATATACTCTAATTGATTGATAAGCGACTCAATCACTGAGATTTGGTGATATTTCATATATAGTGATGACTCAACTTATGTAATGTTGCTCTCGATCGGGTAAGCCCCTCATCAAACATGTTTCCACAGCCGCCCTTGTGAACCTCAGATTAGTTAAGGCTCAGTAAAAAATACGACTTTTCGCGACACTTTTCTTGTTACGTTTGaagagtttttaaatattacatatgaTAATTTGGGTTcaccttttatttattgttatttttgaaaGAGATATCATGATTGATATATAGTAGTAGATAGGTTAAGCTTATGTGTTATGTTATATGCGAGTATATATtggaaaaaaacttaaaatattattatgccTAGTTCGACGACCTCGAAAATGATTAATATCATTTTGATAGGCCTtggttaatgtttttattaattttttgtccaTACAGTAAATGCGTAATAAAAACATCTATTTATCTGTCTTTACATAAATCTATTAATCCATAATTATACGAAACCAAATGACAAAAAACGTAAATTcacattatacattttaacaaattattttctttaattatagtGTATTTTCTCAGTTCTACAATAAAAtgcatgattttttttgtgttcaaAATCCTTTTTCAATCTATGTGacgtaaagaaaaattatatcgaTTTGACAGttgcaaaattatttcgtATTCTTACCAAACGTGCTTAGCGACCGTTACCGGTTTTTACTGActacaaaaatcaaaatgaaGGAGATTATCAATAAGACctgtatttgttattgtttgataatgttttaaataaactgtaCTCTTTTTCCACTGTActtgaatttataaaacatagttTTTTCTTCGTTCATAATAGATCAGATACATTAAGACATTCTTCGATTATAGCAATTAGAATTACTTTAGCAATGATTAATGTCATAAAAGGCTGCATTTTATTAACAGATTACAAATTTTGCTCGCAAATGTGTAGGCACATCAAAGATCTTTTCTCAATTAACTAAAATGGTGTATAATCACGAGGGAACAggaaaatatgatttaaaagtaaagttgttattattttcttattgtcTTAAACCACTGTTTAAACTAacgtatatttatatctatctaaCTGAGAAACGCAAGAGCAGGCCCTAGGAATTAAATAAAGTCAGTTTTAAACACCTGATAGATTCATGCACTCGCGAATGGAACTAATAGTCATATGAGTTGTAAAACACCTACTAAAATAGATAAACtatgaaaacaaatatttttataccaaaaTATTACTACCTGTCATTATGGGTTCTTTCCTCTTTTCGTTGACGTCAATGAAGATGTTatcatttgataataaattattgtaataatttaaaacaaacaattttgaTTGTCTTTGTACATTAAGTGTCATGAAAAGGTACTGTACTGGTTATATGTGGGTATGTAGGGTCGTTGAGATGGGCTTGACTGTCTAAAGTGATAAATTCTACAGCTCAAATTCACTGACCTTCTAAAAACAATTGTTGGGTAACGTTTCGTTTGATAAGTGATACAATCATAAAGACGTACTCGTATCTACGTCATCTGTATGGATTTACGATACTATCAATATCGATCGATActaatattagtttatatactatttatgtattagtataaatattaattttggccATGTCTGTGAGACAAATTAGCCAATCAAAACTGAGATGCCCGCTACGATATACATGATACCATTACGTAGTAAAAACATTATGTTACGAGATCAAAATgcatgtttttctttaaataattgtcaGATTGCTAGTAAAACCAACTTTTTATTATCAAGCCTAATTTATGACTTACTAACTAAAACGACAAAACTTCAGCAACTTACaatctttatatttgtttattgtttctcCACAACCACTTTATAACACAATACACATCAGTCATCAATCAACCAAAACGGGTAAACACATTTAAAGTGACATAGACACAATtcagtatttaattattttgttttccaCGAAATATTGGAAGCGAACTAAGTAGTGcctttttaaatagttaaccatcttaatatatatatatttcttgtgtgcgtgtgtatgtgactgaactcctcctaaacgactggaccaattttgatgaaattttttgtgtgtcttcaaggggatctgggaatggtttagattcacaaatcagcccgccagatgttaagggtagtcca contains these protein-coding regions:
- the LOC125054143 gene encoding peptidoglycan-recognition protein LB-like, whose amino-acid sequence is MKIYAVMFLSFVVSSQSFPAKFQRANKISYCYPFPFVSREEWNAKPPTSITEQNTPVPLVIIHHSYIPNVCHSRAECARSMRSMQNAHQITNGWNDIGYNFAVGGDGVVYEGRGWNRVGAHAAGFNTNSIGIVFIGDWVSTVPAKLQLNVAKELVKVGVELGYISREYKLIGHRQVGATECPGSALFKEISTWERFASSL